A single window of Amphiura filiformis chromosome 17, Afil_fr2py, whole genome shotgun sequence DNA harbors:
- the LOC140137168 gene encoding 3-oxoacyl-[acyl-carrier-protein] reductase FabG-like, which translates to MAYCRKSSTCYRRSKWHWESYGRNNATETGKVFIVDIDDEAMKQTQNEFEKEFGTGRIHVCKCDVASKDQMEECFKQVIASYGALHIVCNNAGINNEVTWERMLQINVNGVIIGTKLAVQYMEGESCGGGVIINTSSEVDGDSSDFGMTRFIQSQMIPDKLRWTQELAQHFVKLIEEPYHGAAMYAPKEKYEIIPDDTKQFRERTGLEDTYMKLRDAAVEQL; encoded by the exons ATGGCATATTGCAGGAAAAGTAGCACTTGTTACAGGCGGAGCAAATGGCATTGGGAAAGCTATGGTAGAAATAATGCTACGGAAACAGGCAAAG TTTTCATTGTAGATATTGATGATGAAGCTATGAAACAAACGCAGAATGAATTTGAAAAGGAGTTTGGTACAGGACGAATTCACGTTTGTAAATGTGATGTAGCATCTAAAGACCAGATGGAAG AATGTTTCAAGCAAGTCATAGCATCGTATGGTGCCCTTCATATCGTATGTAATAATGCTGGTATAAATAATGAAGTTACATGGGAGAGGATGCTACAAATAAATGTG AACGGTGTGATAATCGGTACAAAGTTAGCTGTGCAGTACATGGAAGGCGAAAGTTGCGGCGGAGGTGTTATCATAAACACATCCTCAGAAGTCG ATGGTGACTCCAGTGACTTTGGAATGACCAGATTCATCCAATCTCAGATGATCCCTGATAAGCTGAGGTG GACCCAAGAGTTGGCACAACATTTTGTAAAACTCATCGAAGAGCCATACCATGGAGCAGCCATGTATGCTCCAAAAGAGAAATACGAAATCATACCAGATGACACCAAGCAATTCCGAGAGCGAACAGGTCTTGAGGATACCTACATGAAACTCCGCGATGCTGCCGTCGAACAATTATAG
- the LOC140138413 gene encoding 15-hydroxyprostaglandin dehydrogenase [NAD(+)]-like, translating to MDVAGKVALVTGGASGIGKGMVEIMLRKQAKAVFIVDINEDSMKQTQTEFEKEFGTERFHICKCDVASKDQMEECFKQVIATYGALHIVCNNAGIQNEVEWEKTLQVNVNGVIIGTKLAVQYMEGESCGGGVIINTSSEVALTLVPFFPVYMTSKYAILGFTRQVATFDPIVVRKKIRVNALCPPGIVTNLHTTLKMENELYANIFQPLLDGFVLNDNYTTQELAQHFVKLIEEPYHAAAMYVPKEKYEIIPDETKPFRERTGLEDTYMKLRDAAVEQL from the exons ATGGATGTCGCAGGAAAAGTAGCGCTTGTTACAGGTGGAGCAAGTGGCATTGGGAAAGGTATGGTGGAAATAATGCTACGGAAACAAGCCAAG GCAGTTTTCATTGTAGATATTAATGAAGATTCTATGAAACAAACACAGACTGAATTTGAAAAGGAGTTCGGTACAGAACGATTTCACATTTGCAAATGTGATGTAGCATCTAAAGACCAGATGGAAG AATGTTTCAAGCAAGTCATAGCTACTTATGGCGCCCTTCATATCGTATGTAATAATGCTGGTATACAGAATGAAGTTGAATGGGAAAAGACGCTACAAGTAAATGTG AACGGTGTGATAATCGGTACCAAGTTAGCTGTGCAGTACATGGAAGGTGAAAGTTGTGGTGGAGGTGTTATCATAAACACATCCTCGGAAGTCG CGCTGACTTTGGTGCCTTTCTTCCCCGTGTATATGACATCGAAATACGCCATTCTTGGTTTTACCAGACAAGTCGCT ACATTTGATCCAATAGTGGTGCGAAAGAAGATCCGAGTGAACGCTTTGTGCCCGCCTGGAATCGTTACCAACTTACATACAACCCTAAAAATGGAAAACGAGTTATatgcaaatatttttcaacccctaCTAGACGGCTTTGTTCTGAATGATAATTACAC GACCCAAGAGTTGGCACAACACTTTGTAAAACTTATCGAAGAGCCTTACCATGCAGCAGCCATGTACGTTCCAAAAGAGAAATATGAAATCATTCCAGATGAAACCAAACCATTCCGAGAACGAACAGGTCTTGAGGATACCTACATGAAGCTCCGTGATGCTGCAGTCGAACAATTATAA
- the LOC140137167 gene encoding 15-hydroxyprostaglandin dehydrogenase [NAD(+)]-like produces the protein MDIAGKVALVTGGASGIGKAMVEIMLRKQAKAVFIIDINEKAMKQTQTELEKEFGTGRIHVCKCDVSSKKQMEECFKEVIATCGSLHIVCNNAGILNEVEWERILQVNLNGVIIGTKLAVQYMEGERCGGGVIINTSSGAAISLQPLTPVYATSKYAILGFTREIATFDPIVVRKKIRVNVLCPPGIRTNLLTSLTLENELYQSIWQPQLDAFSGHEYTPQDLAQHFVKLIEEPFHAATMYAENKEKYEIIPDETKPFRERTGLEDTYMKLRDAAVQQL, from the exons ATGGATATTGCAGGCAAAGTGGCGCTTGTTACAGGAGGAGCAAGTGGTATTGGGAAAGCTATGGTGGAAATAATGCTTCGGAAACAAGCAAAG gcAGTTTTCATCATAGATATTAATGAAAAAGCTATGAAACAAACGCAGACAGAACTGGAAAAGGAGTTCGGTACAGGACGAATTCACGTTTGCAAATGTGACGTATCATCTAAAAAGCAGATGGAAG AATGTTTCAAGGAAGTCATAGCTACGTGTGGTTCTCTTCATATCGTGTGTAATAATGCTGGTATACTGAATGAAGTTGAATGGGAAAGGATACTGCAAGTAAATTTG AATGGTGTAATAATCGGTACCAAGTTAGCTGTGCAGTACATGGAAGGTGAACGTTGCGGTGGAGGTGTCATTATAAACACATCCTCAGGAGCCG CGATATCCCTTCAGCCGTTGACACCAGTGTATGCGACATCTAAATACGCCATTCTAGGTTTTACCAGAGAAATTGCT ACTTTTGATCCAATAGTGGTGCGAAAGAAGATTCGAGTGAACGTACTGTGCCCGCCTGGAATCCGTACAAACTTACTTACAAGTCTAACACTGGAAAACGAGTTATATCAAAGCATTTGGCAACCTCAGCTGGACGCTTTTTCAGGCCATGAATACAC GCCCCAAGATTTGGCACAACATTTTGTGAAACTCATCGAAGAACCTTTCCATGCAGCAACCATGTATGCTGAAAACAAAGAGAAATACGAAATCATTCCTGATGAAACCAAACCATTCCGAGAACGTACAGGTCTTGAAGATACCTACATGAAACTCCGTGATGCTGCAGTCCAACAATTATAA